From Phycodurus eques isolate BA_2022a chromosome 20, UOR_Pequ_1.1, whole genome shotgun sequence, a single genomic window includes:
- the rpl30 gene encoding 60S ribosomal protein L30, protein MVAAKKTKKSMESINSRLQLVMKSGKYVLGYKQSQKMIRQGKAKLVILANNCPALRKSEIEYYAMLAKTGVHHYSGNNIELGTACGKYYRVCTLAIIDPGDSDIIRSMPDQQQQSQ, encoded by the exons ATGGTGGCCGCGAAGAAGACG AAAAAGTCGATGGAGTCCATCAACTCCCGACTCCAGCTTGTGATGAAGAGCGGCAAGTACGTGCTGGGCTACAAGCAGTCCCAGAAGATGATCCGACAGGGCAAAGCCAAGCTGGTCATCCTGGCCAACAACTGCCCGGCGCTCAG GAAGTCCGAGATAGAGTACTACGCCATGCTGGCCAAGACCGGCGTGCACCACTACAGCGGCAACAACATCGAGCTCGGCACCGCATGCGGCAAATACTACCGCGTGTGCACGCTGGCCATTATTGACCCCG GCGATTCTGACATCATCAGGAGCATGCCTGATCAGCAGCAGCAATCTCAGTAG
- the rida gene encoding 2-iminobutanoate/2-iminopropanoate deaminase isoform X1, which produces MSPLIRKIINIATAPAAIGPYSQAVLVDRTLYISGQLGLDVASGQLVQGGVQAQARQALVNMGEILKASGCNYTNVVKTTVLLADINDFNGVNEVYKTFFSSNSPARAAYQVAALPRGGLVEIEAVAVVGPLADS; this is translated from the exons ATGTCCCCTCTTATCAGGAAGATTATTAACATCGCGACAGCACCGGCTGCCATCGGCCCCTACAG CCAAGCGGTGCTGGTGGACAGGACCTTGTACATCTCCGGGCAGCTGGGGTTGGACGTGGCCTCCGGTCAGCTGGTCCAGGGAGGAGTGCAGGCTCAGGCTCGACAG GCTCTGGTCAACATGGGGGAGATCCTTAAAGCTTCAGGGTGCAACTACACCAACG TGGTGAAGACGACCGTCCTGCTGGCGGACATTAATGACTTTAATGGCGTCAATGAAGTCTACAAGACAT TTTTCAGCAGCAACTCCCCTGCCAGAGCTGCCTACCAAGTGGCGGCCCTCCCCCGC GGCGGCCTGGTGGAAATCGAGGCGGTGGCGGTCGTCGGTCCTCTCGCCGACTCTTGA
- the rida gene encoding 2-iminobutanoate/2-iminopropanoate deaminase isoform X2, which yields MATIRRQITYTAKAPVRQGIYSQAVLVDRTLYISGQLGLDVASGQLVQGGVQAQARQALVNMGEILKASGCNYTNVVKTTVLLADINDFNGVNEVYKTFFSSNSPARAAYQVAALPRGGLVEIEAVAVVGPLADS from the exons ATGGCGACCATTCGCAGGCAGATTACATACACGGCCAAAGCTCCGGTCAGGCAGGGAATATACAG CCAAGCGGTGCTGGTGGACAGGACCTTGTACATCTCCGGGCAGCTGGGGTTGGACGTGGCCTCCGGTCAGCTGGTCCAGGGAGGAGTGCAGGCTCAGGCTCGACAG GCTCTGGTCAACATGGGGGAGATCCTTAAAGCTTCAGGGTGCAACTACACCAACG TGGTGAAGACGACCGTCCTGCTGGCGGACATTAATGACTTTAATGGCGTCAATGAAGTCTACAAGACAT TTTTCAGCAGCAACTCCCCTGCCAGAGCTGCCTACCAAGTGGCGGCCCTCCCCCGC GGCGGCCTGGTGGAAATCGAGGCGGTGGCGGTCGTCGGTCCTCTCGCCGACTCTTGA
- the mrpl9 gene encoding 39S ribosomal protein L9, mitochondrial — protein sequence MLNSGRRALQDLLGQMTIRSFSVTPVQSTVVVERWWQVPLSKVGSPPRLHPRRHRIYKLTEDTKHAPQKKMELILTQTVPKLGGRGDTVFVKKSVGRNKLLAQGLAVYPSPENKQLFAEELRLLREGTSEERVQTRTGKMTVDYLKRCKLTIHKMPLEDFKLTSEVVRRQFLKKLIMVVPPHALKLPFEPITELGDYWCEVTVNGMDTVRVPFSLLPYEDPSASHQRLLKAQRRRQAAERDISQQMSEDRVTETSGVDATAPPSDNRKKD from the exons ATGTTGAACTCCGGCCGCCGTGCCCTTCAGGATCTGCTCGGCCAAATGACTATCAGGAGTTTTTCTGTGACTCCAGTCCAG agtaCCGTGGTGGTGGAGCGCTGGTGGCAGGTGCCCCTGTCCAAAGTGGGCAGCCCCCCGAGGTTGCACCCCCGCAGGCACCGCATCTACAAGCTCACGGAGGACACCAAACACGCTCCCCAGAAAAAGATGGAGCTCATCCTCACACAGACCGTCCCCA aGCTGGGTGGCCGAGGAGACACGgtgtttgtcaaaaagtcaGTGGGGCGGAACAAGCTGCTGGCTCAGGGGCTCGCCGTGTATCCGTCTCCGGAGAACAAGCAGCTGTTTGCGGAGGAGTTAAGG CTTTTGCGTGAGGGCACGAGCGAGGAAAGGGTCCAAACCCGAACTGGAAAAATG ACAGTAGATTACCTGAAGCGCTGCAAGTTGACCATCCACAAAATGCCCTTGGAGGACTTTAAGCTGACCAGTGAGGTCGTGAGGAGGCAGTTTCTTAAGAAG CTGATCATGGTGGTGCCTCCACACGCCTTGAAGCTTCCATTTGAGCCCATCACAGAGTTGGGCGACTACTGGTGCGAAGTAACG GTGAACGGAATGGACACGGTCCGCGTGCCCTTTTCCTTGCTCCCTTACGAGGACCCGTCGGCCAGTCATCAGCGCCTCCTGAAGGCGCAGCGGCGGCGGCAGGCTGCTGAGCGAGACATTTCGCAACAGATGAGTGAGGACCGCGTGACCGAGACAAGTGGAGTCGATGCCACAGCGCCACCAAGTGACAACCGGAAAAAGGACTGA
- the LOC133396098 gene encoding transmembrane protein 272-like isoform X1, translated as MPQRHRSESDQRMLFFAFFVFVLNIYIYIFFETKSPQMDHMPHGDVQISSIGQTFSLTVVLISLPCILTFLCFLAVVVNIMWWMVMISAIGLGATHLGLCPSQPRIPVYLLVLGVSSLLALSVTYCRFVRDDGAMSTLATVCMALLHLFTFCWFVAGTSWVYGAYPPSYTPGEARYCHKTTYNFAFVVTTLMWAATTLSLCCCACFLSLTCFTARRRLTPSRTASYGTAHLLQEDTAAAAGGV; from the exons ATGCCACAGCGGCATCGCTCGGAATCAGACCAGCGGatgttattttttgctttttttgtttttgttttaaatatatatatatatatattttttgaaacgAAGTCTCCACAGATGGACCACATGCCTCACGGTGACGTTCAGATTTCATCCATCGGTCAGACCTTTTCGCTCACAGTTGTATTAATTTCGCTGCCCTGTATCTTAACCTTTCTCTGTTTTCTCGCAGTGGTGGTGAACATCATGTGGTGGATGGTGATGATCTCAGCCATCGGTTTGG GCGCCACTCATTTGGGCCTGTGCCCGTCGCAGCCCAGAATCCCCGTCTACCTTCTGGTTCTGGGCGTGTCCAGCCTGCTGGCTCTGTCCGTGACGTACTGCCGCTTCGTGCGCGACGACGGCGCGATGAGCACGCTCGCCACCGTCTGCATGGCCCTGCTGCACCTCTTCACGTTCTGCTGGTTCGTCGCAG GCACCAGCTGGGTCTACGGCGCGTATCCGCCCAGCTACACGCCCGGGGAAGCCCGGTACTGCCACAAGACCACCTACAACTTCGCCTTTGTGGTCACCACCCTGATGTGGGCCGCCACCACGCTGTCGCTGTGCTGCTGCGCTTGCTTCCTGTCGCTGACCTGCTTCACGGCGAGACGCAGGCTGACGCCCAGCCGCACCGCCTCGTACGGAACCGCTCATCTTCTTCAAGAAGAcacggcagcagcagcaggtggTGTCTGA
- the LOC133396098 gene encoding transmembrane protein 272-like isoform X2, which translates to MPQRHRSESDQRMLFFAFFVFVLNIYIYIFFETKSPQMDHMPHGDVQISSIVVVNIMWWMVMISAIGLGATHLGLCPSQPRIPVYLLVLGVSSLLALSVTYCRFVRDDGAMSTLATVCMALLHLFTFCWFVAGTSWVYGAYPPSYTPGEARYCHKTTYNFAFVVTTLMWAATTLSLCCCACFLSLTCFTARRRLTPSRTASYGTAHLLQEDTAAAAGGV; encoded by the exons ATGCCACAGCGGCATCGCTCGGAATCAGACCAGCGGatgttattttttgctttttttgtttttgttttaaatatatatatatatatattttttgaaacgAAGTCTCCACAGATGGACCACATGCCTCACGGTGACGTTCAGATTTCATCCATCG TGGTGGTGAACATCATGTGGTGGATGGTGATGATCTCAGCCATCGGTTTGG GCGCCACTCATTTGGGCCTGTGCCCGTCGCAGCCCAGAATCCCCGTCTACCTTCTGGTTCTGGGCGTGTCCAGCCTGCTGGCTCTGTCCGTGACGTACTGCCGCTTCGTGCGCGACGACGGCGCGATGAGCACGCTCGCCACCGTCTGCATGGCCCTGCTGCACCTCTTCACGTTCTGCTGGTTCGTCGCAG GCACCAGCTGGGTCTACGGCGCGTATCCGCCCAGCTACACGCCCGGGGAAGCCCGGTACTGCCACAAGACCACCTACAACTTCGCCTTTGTGGTCACCACCCTGATGTGGGCCGCCACCACGCTGTCGCTGTGCTGCTGCGCTTGCTTCCTGTCGCTGACCTGCTTCACGGCGAGACGCAGGCTGACGCCCAGCCGCACCGCCTCGTACGGAACCGCTCATCTTCTTCAAGAAGAcacggcagcagcagcaggtggTGTCTGA
- the prcc gene encoding proline-rich protein PRCC gives MSLVAYGSSDDSDGEGASSKQGSGRLFSLLPATKRSSASDDKKSLLSGLPEPKKRTEPVRISVPHIEERDSDSDDDEPVKKKVQSQGTGSGLSSLLPQPKNLTAKVTDRPLIPHTLTKRPEPKGVNSGSPTPGLLGPSASPSAIKAAAKSAARQLARQIVATDEHEEDIAPQNYFSLGESPEPPPPAVVPIYEAEPVVAAVEPLPAPPPPPPPLPPPPPGDELGQSDAPLDFGGCHEGTGAWGGQYPQYQQPMAGPESYPEGYDNNDGYYQDPSPGLPEDEVPGNSAMFDDEAFMRLQGKRNRGKEEVKFLEIKGDDQLSGHQHWITKSISEEKQTRSSFSKKRGGMPTGQQRRKHQITYLIHQAKERELELKNSWAENRMTRRQTQAKYGF, from the exons ATGTCTTTAGTCGCCTATGGCAGCAGCGATGACAGCGACGGCGAAGGAGCGTCGAGCAAACAAGGCTCGGGGCGCCTCTTCTCCCTCCTGCCAGCCACCAAAAGGTCGTCTGCCAGTGACGACAAAAAGAGTTTATTATCGGGTCTGCCCGAGCCCAAGAAGCGCACGGAGCCAGTGAGGATTTCCGTGCCGCACATCGAGGAGCGCGAC tcGGACTCTGACGATGACGAACCAGTAAAGAAGAAAGTCCAATCCCAG GGCACAGGTAGCGGTCTCTCCTCGCTCCTGCCGCAACCCAAAAACCTGACTGCGAAGGTGACCGACAGACCTTTAATCCCGCACACGCTCACCAAGCGCCCGGAGCCCAAAGGAGTCAATTCGGGCTCGCCCACACCGGGCCTGCTGGGCCCCAGCGCGTCCCCCTCCGCCATCAAAGCGGCAGCCAAGTCGGCGGCGCGGCAACTGGCCAGACAGATCGTAGCCACGGACGAGCACGAGGAGGACATCGCGCCGCAGAATTACTTCTCGTTGGGCGAGAGCCCCGAGCCGCCGCCCCCGGCCGTCGTTCCGATTTACGAAGCCGAGCCTGTCGTCGCCGCGGTGGAGCCGCTccccgcgccgccgccgcctcctccgccgcttcctcctccgcctcccgGCGACGAGCTGGGCCAGTCGGACGCCCCCCTCGACTTTGGTGGATGCCACGAGGGAACTGGTGCGTGGGGAGGCCAATATCCTCAGTATCAACAGCCCATGGCGGGACCAGAGTCTTACCCTGAG GGGTACGATAATAACGATGGGTATTACCAAGATCCAAGCCCCGGCTTGCCCGAGGACGAAGTACCTGGTAACTCGGCCATGTTTGATGACGAAGCG TTCATGCGGCTTCAGGGCAAAAGGAACCGGGGCAAAGAAGAGGTGAAGTTCCTGGAGATTAAGGGCGACGACCAGCTGAGCGGCCACCAGCACTGGATCACCAAAAGCATTTCGGAGGAGAAGCAGACCCGCAGCTCCTTCAGCAAG AAAAGGGGAGGAATGCCCACGGGACAGCAGAGACGCAAGCACCAGATTACGTATCTCATCCACCAG GCGAAGGAACGCGAGCTGGAGCTGAAGAACAGCTGGGCGGAGAACAGGATGACACGCCGGCAGACGCAGGCGAAATACGGATTCTGA
- the stk3 gene encoding serine/threonine-protein kinase 3, giving the protein MEQSAPKSKLKKLSEDSLTKQPEEVFDVLEKLGEGSYGSVFKAIHKESGQVVAIKQVPVESDLQEIIKEISIMQQCDSPYVVKYYGSYFKNTDLWIVMEYCGAGSVSDIIRLRNKTLTEDEIATILKSTLKGLEYLHFMRKIHRDIKAGNILLNTEGHAKLADFGVAGQLTDTMAKRNTVIGTPFWMAPEVIQEIGYNCVADIWSLGITSIEMAEGKPPYADIHPMRAIFMIPTNPPPTFRKPELWSDDFTDFVKKCLVKNPEQRATATQLLQHPFISQAKPVSILRDLITEAMEMKAKRQQEQQRELEEEEDNSEDETEVDSHTMVKSGSEGAGTMRATGTMSDGAQTMIEHGNTMLESDLGTMVINSDDEEEEEEQGSMRRHAAPQQPMRPSFMDYFDKQDSNKAAQQQQKQHQHQQHQQENYNHNQPQEKPGYHVPSKNIFPDNWKVPQDGDFDFLKNLDFEELQMRLSALDPMMEREIEELRQRYTAKRQPILDAMDAKKRRQQNF; this is encoded by the exons ATGGAACAATCTGCCCCCAAAAG CAAGCTGAAAAAGCTGAGTGAAGACAGCTTGACCAAACAACCAGAGGAAGTGTTCGATGTCCTGGAAAAACTTGGTGAAGG TTCCTATGGCAGCGTGTTCAAAGCCATCCACAAGGAGTCGGGACAGGTTGTGGCCATCAAGCAGGTTCCTGTGGAGTCTGATCTGCAAGAGATTATCAAGGAGATTTCTATCATGCAGCAGTGTGACag TCCCTATGTGGTAAAGTACTACGGCAGCTACTTCAAGAACACAGACCTTTGGATTGTCATGGAGTACTGCGGGGCGGGCTCCGTCTCTGACATCATCAGGCTGCGCAACAAAACG ctgACAGAGGACGAGATCGCCACCATTTTAAAGTCGACACTCAAGGGTCTGGAATACCTTCACTTCATGAGGAAGATTCACCGCGACATCAAGGCTGGGAACATTCTGCTGAACACGGAGGGACACGCCAAGCTGGCCGACTTTGGAGTGGCCGGACAGCTGACG GACACCATGGCAAAGAGGAACACTGTGATCGGAACGCCTTTCTGGATGGCGCCGGAGGTGATCCAGGAGATCGGCTACAACTGCGTGGCCGACATCTGGTCCCTGGGCATCACGTCCATCGAGATGGCCGAGGGCAAGCCCCCCTACGCCGACATCCACCCCATGAGA GCCATCTTCATGATCCCCACCAACCCTCCGCCGACATTCCGGAAACCGGAGCTGTGGTCAGACGACTTCACGGACTTTGTCAAGAAGTGTCTGGTAAAGAACCCGGAGCAGAGAGCCACTGCCACGCAACTCTTACAG CACCCGTTCATCAGTCAGGCCAAGCCGGTCTCCATCTTGAGGGACCTTATCACCGAGGCCATGGAGATGAAGGCCAAGaggcagcaggagcagcagagagagctcgaagaggaggaggacaacTCT GAGGACGAGACCGAGGTGGACTCTCACACCATGGTGAAGTCCGGCTCGGAGGGTGCGGGCACCATGCGCGCCACCGGCACCATGAGCGACGGCGCGCAGACCATGATCGAGCACGGCAACACCATGCTGGAGTCCGACCTGGGCACCATGGTCATCAACAgcgacgacgaggaggaggaggaggagcagggatCCATGAGGC GGCACGCCGCCCCGCAGCAGCCCATGCGCCCGTCCTTCATGGACTACTTTGACAAGCAGGACTCCAACAAGGCAGCCCAGCAGCAACAGAAGCAGCATCAACATCAGCAGCACCAGCAGGAGAACTACAACCACAACCAGCCTCAGGAGAAGCCCGGCTACCACGTCCCGTCCAAGAACATCTTCCCCGACAACTGGAAGGTGCCACAGGACGGAGACTTTGACTTT TTGAAGAATCTGGACTTCGAGGAGCTTCAGATGCGACTGAGCGCTCTGGACCCCATGATGGAGCGCGAGATCGAGGAGCTGCGACAGCGCTACACGGCCAAGCGCCAGCCTATCCTCGACGCCATGGACGCCAAGAAACGGCGGCAGCAGAACTTCTAA